The genomic stretch ATACCGATCATTGCGGCCCTTGCGGGTGCCGTTTCTATTGCCACGGGCGCGAGCATCGGCCATGTTGTCTGGGTCTGCAGTCAATGCCCGGACAAGTGCCGGTCCTTTAGCCAGGCCGTGAACACCGTCAAGTCCTGGTGGGGCGCCGGCTGTTAAGCTGCGCAACCCTGGGGTGGTCCACGAGAAGTGGGCCACCCCGAGCTTTTACGTGTTTAAAGAAATATCATGAGGAGCGGTATTGTGGCAGATGTGACAAAAAAATCAAAGCAGTCAATGATTTGGTTACCGGCTTTAATTACAATTGTTGGAATTCTGGTATCAATATTCCTTTATTCGTATCTTATTTGGTCGAACTGTGATTCGAACGGTCTAGGTGACTTTTTCACCGACGTGCGCCATTTTCACACTTCGCTAGGATGCTGAATGGAGATCGCACACACTGGCTATGACGTCCGCGATCGCGTCAGTCGAAGTGAAGTGTTTACGTCGCTGAGTTCATTCCAAGGAAATCGTGTTGGCATGGAGCTCATGGAGCTCATACCAGACCAAGGAACCGTCGCTATCGGGCATCTTGTTGGTTCCTTGAATGAACGCTACGACGTCCCAAGTGATGCGTTGGAGTTAGATGTATGTAGATTCCTCCATGAGGCCCAGACGTCTGGTTACATAAATTTTTATTCCACATGGGCCAGGAATGCGAGTATGATGATGGTGCGCCGAGTGAAAGATTCGCAATACCTAACATTTCATAATCGCAATATAAAATTGACTTTGTGCCGACGAATATCTCTTAGTCCGACCTATTTTAACACTGCTATGTTGGTAGCTAGATCGATGATGATTAATGGTCTCAGTATTTCCGTATTGCTCGGAGGCTTATTGCTCGGTCTATTCACGTCCGCTGAGATGCAGATTACCTATTTGACCTTGGTCAGCTTTTGCATCGGGATCATCTCGTCAACAGCCGTATTCGTTGCAGCCGGAGTAGTGCATGAGGCTGCACACTTGGGAGCTGCACGCGGATGCAGTTCAACGCCGCAGTTTCTCTACCGCGAAGGTACATCTGTGGTACTTAATCGCCTGCGGACCTCGCCCGGTCAAGAGATCTGGATTGCCACAATAGGTCCCGTCGCTGGTGCAATGGTTGCGTGGGGGCTGGCAGCCTTATGGATTGCGATGTTGCCACAAGCGGCCCCCAATCTTACTGAAACAGCGATTCAAAGTGCTCTAATTCTAGGATTGCCACTACTTCCTATTTTAACAAACATTGCCACACTTATTCCACCGTCACAGGACGGAAGAAACGTCGGTGCCGCGATAAAGGAAATGGTCATGTCCAGAAAGGTGTCCCGTGCTTAACATTTGCGACCTGCAAGCAACGGCCGGGGACTTTGTCCTCGGCCCAGTGACTCATGATTTTCGCCGAGGTATAACTTCTATAATCGGGCCCAACGGATCAGGGAAAACCACATTGTTCACATCTCTAGTGGGCGATGGGCGGGTGGATTCGGGCACTGTCATGTGGAACGGTTCTGCACTCGGACATAGGGACTTCGGAGCTTGGCATGGAGTGTCCTACATTCCTGACTCGAGTCATACCCTCTTCGACGAAATGACTTCAGAGGAGACATGGGCTATGGCCGCAAGAGTCCAAGAATTGCACCGAGCGACCGATACCATCATTTTGCTGGAAGAGGCCTTCAGCCTTGCTGAAAAGCTTGGGTTCTCCGAATTTGACAAGCGAACTAAGAACTTGAGCCTCGGGAACCGCAAGAAATCTCGCCTCATCTGTGGCTTAATGAACCGCCCAAGCCTCCTCTTGGTCGACGAACCGCAGAACGGCCTTGACTTCTTGACTAGCATCGCGCTCCGAGCCCAGTTGCAGGAGCTAGTCCGTGACGAAGGCTCCACTGTGGTGATGTCTAATCACGATCTTGACTCTGTGGCACGTAGTTCGGACGAGATTCTTGCTCTCCGCGGAGGCCGCCTCGTCGAAGCCATCCGCCCTGCCGAATCTGGCCTGGAGAGTGCTGCGACGCGGATGGTTCAGATCTTCACGGAATTCACTGATGAAGCTGGGTAGTCCTCTGAAGGTAGACGCTTATGTGACTCGGGCCGTCCTGGCCCAGAGCGTCCGGAGTGCAGAGTCGAAACTTCTGGGGCGATTGGCCTCCTCCCGTATCTTAAAGGTCTTGATTGGTCTTACGCTGCTCGCCTTGTATCTACTCCTACTTAACCGTTCTTGGAATCTAGGGCGTGAGCTGGACGCCGTGGGGCTTGGCTATCCGCTGCTATCCCTAGGGCTCTTCGGAATAGGGTATGCATCTTCGCTCTTTTTCATCGTGCAGCTATGCACTTCCACTCGGGCTATTCTCACCCGCAGCGCGGCACTCATGCCCTTCCCGATGAGTCACCGTGCAAGGAGAATCACCGCCATCGTGTCCGTCCTGTCCCCAGCAGTGACTGTCCTAGCATCTGGGGCCTTTCTTGTGCTCGCCTACGCTAGTGCTCTAGATCTCAAGGACCCTCGCGTAGGGGCGGCGTTCCTGGCAGGGGTAGTTAACGCCCTCCTACCAGCAACCTTAGTGGGGGGAGTGCTTACATGGGTCCAAGGACGTGGTAGATTCTGGCTGTCGCCGTGGGTCACCGGTGCTCTCATGATTGCAAGCGCCCCCATAGCTACATGGACCATTGCGCAGTTTGTAGAACGTTCGGACGTGCCGGCACTGCTGCAGGTAGTGCTGCCCGGCTCTATCCTTGAGCGCTCCATTGGCTTCACGACTACTGAGCTTTTGGTAACCCTTGGGCTCGGTGCGACGCTCACGATCCTGATCGCGTTGATCGTCTCGCAGGTTGTGATCAAGGCAGACCAACGGAAGCCACCGTTAATGGCCTCCGCGCATCCGGATATGAACCCGCGCGAACGCATCTCAGGCCTTGCTGCAAAACCATTCAACGCCTACGTATCCACGCTCTCCGCCCGGAACGTGTCTCCCTGGCTGGAGACAATGCTATATGCAGGATTCGCACTCCTACTTACGCTGGCTGCGGTACGGTTCGGTCATACAGGCCGTATCGATGAAGCACGGATCCTCTTTTTCAGTGCTGGGTGGGCTAGCTCTCTCGCCGCTATGGGAATCTTCAGTTCCCTGGACCCATACGCTGAATTCCGTAGGTTTGGCGTTGCAAAGCGTGAATGGCTAGGTCTAGCTCTGGGAATCCATACGAAATTGTCGGCTCTTGCCTTAACGCCAGCGGGTGCTTATGCGGCGGTTGCGGGTGCCCGTGGCTCATGGATCGGCTGGGAGAACCTTCTTATGGGTGCGCTCCTCGGGGGAGCGGTGGTTTCAGTGGTTGGGTACCTACTACGCCGGTCTATGCTGACGGCACCGGGCCGGACGGCTGGAAGCATTGTTGGCGTGGGTGCGGCGTTTGGCGCGATCAGCCTTCGCCTTCATGCCCCTAAGGACATGGCGGCGTTAGTCGTCTCGATATTTTTAGTTCTACTTGCTGTGGTTGCGGTATTCATTTTTGAGGCTCGGAGGAAAAATGGCAATTCATAATAAGGACATCAATCGGGCTGGTAAATACGTTAGCAGAACGCTATCTTGGTTCATTGCAATAATGGCAGTGTTAATCGCCGTCCTTGTCATCTGGCTTGCCGTGCAGGCCAACAGCTCGACTAGGGCAAAGGGTGAGGCATCCCCGCACCATATGCCGGCTTCAGGGACAATGCCGGTGGGGTACGGGCCAAGAGGAGTGTCAGCGGGCACCTACTCCCCTAATGCGCGTGAGGTGGCCGTAATGGTCGACCCCTCCTGTCCGTTCTGTCAGGAGTTCATGAAATCCGACATTGACGAACTTAGGAAGGTTGCAGACAACCCGTCTATGAATCTTTACCTCATCCCGGTCAATATTTTTCCTGCTTCAGAAGTCAATCCAATCGCGCTGGAGCTGCTCCATGCCGGGATCGCCAATGGGAACATGGATCCCCTGATGGCTTACGGAATGATTTCGGAGGCCGCCAGAGTGGCAGCCGGCAACAAAGATAAGTTTCGGACTGAAATTGAAACCACGCCTCTGGCAAAATACTGGCCAACCGAGTGTTGCTCTGCATCCCTCGTCGAGTGGACTAAACACCATACACAGCAAAATCGATCTGGCATTGGCAAGGTTCCTTCTGGGGTGATCGACGGCGTACAAGTAGATATCGATACGCTCCGGAGGGAAGGGCTGGGAACCGATTAGGAATCATTCGCAGATCTTTGATCTTAATTCAAAACCAACCTGATCGTTCTTGCGTGTCGGCAAACCGTTTGATCCAGCGGTTTCATGGTTTGGGCTATGACTGGCCCACCCTCCCCGATTTGTTCAGGCTACATCGTGCACGTACGCGAGGTTGTTAGCCCAGCGGTTTCATGGGTTGGAGATTCACTAACTGTGATTTGCGAGGAAAAGATCACCTGAACTGGGAAAATAAAGGTGTCTAAGCTTCACAGGCAGATCTGGTTACCCGCGGGGTAGCTGGCATATGCCGCAGGGTGGAGGGCTGGGACGCGGAAACTCCGGGACGCGTGGAACGCAGTGAGGAACGCTGAAGATATCGAGGGTTGACTGGTACGGCTGTCTTGGCTTATGGTGCCGCGCTCGCCCGATCCATGTTCAACCCTCGTGCCGTACATGGAATTTGCACAACCTCGGTCGTCCTGTAAGCGTGCGCGGGTTCCAAGGGTGGCAGGTCAAGATAATACCGTTTCTGGAAGAGTTTTGACATGGCAATAAACTATAGAGACGTACTACGTGAGATCGCCTACGACAACTATGGATATGTCATCACCGCGGATGCAGTGGACGTTGGTGTGCTCGCCGTAGATTTGCCAAAGCTCAAAGTCCGCAATGGCCTCTACCGCCGAGGACAAGGTCTTTACCGTATGGCTGACCTCCCGCCGACCCCGCCGCGCAATGCCCGCCTACGGGGAGCTGATTCAGGCGCCAGCCGGAACGAAGGTTTCCCGCTACCGAGGGATCCGCGGCCAGCAGCTCAGCGAAGCGCTCCTCGAGTGTCTGGGCAAGCCCCCGGCACTCGGCTCCGAACTGTTTTGGCAGTTAAGGCCCGCGCCGAGGGCCTGTTGACTAAGGTGATGTGGAACCGCGAGCGCAAGGAGCTCGCCGAATGAGGTACGACACCCCCCAGTTGCCTCAACGCTCTTATCCGGCGAATGACGAGCTCAGGTGGAGACGAATCCCTCGCCCTTCGCCGGCGGACGGCGTTGGCTCTGGTCGCGATCGGAAAAATGCTTCCTGAGGGCGCGGTGAAAGGTGGCGGCGCGAGCGCGCTGCGTTGTGGCTCCAGCACCAGGTTCACTCGCGATCTTGACGCCACGCGCACGCACGGACTGGCGACATTCCGCGCCGACTTCAAAGAGTGCCATCGGGAAAGTGTGGGGTGCGTTTGCTGGAAGTCTCGTCGAGCGCCCCGCGAAACCCACGGGAATTCCTGCCTCGTACGTGATGAAGCTATTCGACTTAAAGCTTGACTGCGGGGGCGGAAGCATTGGTGCACAGTGCCCTTGGAACTTGGTCACAATGAGATCGGTGACGCTGACCATCCCGAGTTCGCTCTGGCGCCTGGCTTCAGTGAAATGTTCACTTCTGGGGGTCTCCCGCACCACACCCGGTGGCGGTAATGCCCGCTCGCCACCAAATCACCTAAAAATGCACATTTCCATCGTGTTCGGTAGCGACCGCGCCCGTGACCTCGCAGACCTTCGACTCCTAGATGCCCGCGGGCGTCTCGAATTCGCAGTGGTCCGGGCCACTTGTAATCGTCTATTCGCCTACCGAAGGATTCGTTCCTGGCCTTCTTCAATGTTCGAGGGTGGGGGCTGGGTAACCCACTACACTGAAGCCGCCTAGGGCCTAGATGTGGTCCCTAATGCCGCTCCCGCCATCGAATGGCTACGCACGTTCATCGCCCGGATTGACCGAGCCTCGCCAAACGATCGGACATGATCCTTGACGGACTATCAAGCCAATTCGCACCAGTCCCGAAGCTGTATTCTCCTGGCATGACCAGGTTGGCGCGTGGCAGGGTCCCGGCTTGAGGATTCTATGCGCTGCCGAGATTGTACAAAACGGCGTGCTGACTCATATTAGTGAGCTCAGTACGATGGCGGTGCAGGGTGCGCGAGCGCTCATGGGCATGGGGTCTCAACGCGGGATCGCGAAGCGGACTTGGCGGCGATGGTGCTGACCGCCGAGATCGGTGAAGATGACGAGCGGGATGGCCTTGCTGTGCTTCTAGCCCCGCGTCAACCGATCGATCACGGGCGATCCGTCCGGAATAGGGCTTATAGGACAGAAAGGGGTCGGTGAGGGGCCCGCTTCCCGACGGTAGCGCGGCAGAACGGGGTTTCTTATAGCCTTGAGCCATTAACCGTGAATGGTTCTGGAAAATCGAAGCACAGTGATGTGTGCGGATCTCGGATGAAACGCAATGGAAAGACGACCGCCGGGACCCAACGCTGGAGATACATTGACTGTGAAGCCAGCAGCGTCCGCAAACGTCGCGACCTAGCCCTCAAAGCAGAACTGGACCTGTTCCTGCAGTGGCTCATGGGCACGGATTCTCAAGCAGAGATCGGACCCGGTGGCGGTCGAACTTTCCGCCGCTCCACGCAGTGGTGATGGAACATCGAACCCACCCTCGCGGTCACCGGAAAGATCTACGGCCAAGTCCAGATGGACGGCATCTACCTAGGCCGGGGATGGTGCTGCCTCATAAACCCTCAAATACTGGCCATCCAAATCACGATAATCTGCCGTTGCTCCAATCCGCGGCAGAATTTAGCTTCTCGGGCCCGGCGTGATCCTGCTTCGCCTGCGGTGTCTCATCGAGTGCTAAGCCCTCGTGCGCAAATATAACATCTGTTATAGTCGGGATGTGGGGTAGTAATTTCGAGCTTTGGAGGTTGCCGTGAGTCAGAACGTTGATCCACCACGTGATGAGGACTTGGCGGGGCAGCTATTGCGCTCCAAGGAACTTGTAGAAGTCGCTTTGCTTGACTACAAGCGGACGCTTAAAGCTGCGCACCGGCAGATGACGCAGGTTCAGATGGCCAAGGTGTTGCGCTTATCGCAGCCGGCGGTGGCCAAGGCGCTGCAACGTGCCGCGAAAGTGCCAGATGCCGTGCAAGGCTTCGGGGCAGCCTCGCCGCATGAGCTATGCCAGCGATTTGCCGCGGGCTTGATTGGCCGTGAGGAGGTAATCTGCGAGTTGGTAGCTTGGCCATACCGCAGTGCCCCGAAGTTCAATGAATTTGGTGAGTTAGAAAGTGACATTGCCGGAACGTTCATCGACGTGGACAATGCGGTATCTTTCGGATTGATCGATGAATCGATTTACGAAGATGTTCTTAAGCGGCTCACCGCGTGAGATGAATCTAGGAGAATTCTCGTGGGGAGCCATGACGAGATGGTTTCGCATTGCGATTCGGTCGTAGACCACAAAAAAGCCGCGATTTCTCGCGGCTTTTTCATTTGGTGCGCCCAAAGGGATTCGAACCCCTGACCTTCTGTTCCGTAGACAGATGCTCTATCCAGCTGAGCTATGGGCGCATATTTTATTGTTGATCCAGCCTCACGGCTTGACCTCGAACAACTATACATAGCTTTTGCCCGGCGGTCGATTCCATCGTCCGAATCGTGCCCGAACTCACCTTCTTATCTGTCGCAAGTGGGGTGTTAGCTGTCGCCAGCGGGTGAGCTTTGCCCGCTTTGAGCGGTGGCACCAGGCTCAAAGCCGGGAGGTGTTCGGTGTTGACATTTATTGAAAGCCATGGAATCTT from Paeniglutamicibacter sp. Y32M11 encodes the following:
- a CDS encoding PqqD family protein, with amino-acid sequence MEIAHTGYDVRDRVSRSEVFTSLSSFQGNRVGMELMELIPDQGTVAIGHLVGSLNERYDVPSDALELDVCRFLHEAQTSGYINFYSTWARNASMMMVRRVKDSQYLTFHNRNIKLTLCRRISLSPTYFNTAMLVARSMMINGLSISVLLGGLLLGLFTSAEMQITYLTLVSFCIGIISSTAVFVAAGVVHEAAHLGAARGCSSTPQFLYREGTSVVLNRLRTSPGQEIWIATIGPVAGAMVAWGLAALWIAMLPQAAPNLTETAIQSALILGLPLLPILTNIATLIPPSQDGRNVGAAIKEMVMSRKVSRA
- a CDS encoding ATP-binding cassette domain-containing protein, giving the protein MTHDFRRGITSIIGPNGSGKTTLFTSLVGDGRVDSGTVMWNGSALGHRDFGAWHGVSYIPDSSHTLFDEMTSEETWAMAARVQELHRATDTIILLEEAFSLAEKLGFSEFDKRTKNLSLGNRKKSRLICGLMNRPSLLLVDEPQNGLDFLTSIALRAQLQELVRDEGSTVVMSNHDLDSVARSSDEILALRGGRLVEAIRPAESGLESAATRMVQIFTEFTDEAG